A stretch of the Bdellovibrio sp. 22V genome encodes the following:
- a CDS encoding bacteriohemerythrin, with product MSESFFKWDQERLTTHVDAMDNEHKKLIDIMNRLYERSEAKASKNELSAIVRELVSWTITHFDHEEKFFDTLPYSHAAVHKKIHKDLIERLKGHQAEFDKAGSLSPAFFQFLKTWLTAHIMGIDTKYGVIAAQKSA from the coding sequence ATGTCGGAATCATTTTTCAAATGGGATCAAGAGCGTCTCACAACTCATGTCGATGCTATGGATAACGAGCATAAAAAACTCATCGATATTATGAACCGTTTGTATGAGCGCTCAGAAGCGAAGGCCTCCAAAAATGAACTGTCAGCGATTGTGAGAGAGCTTGTTTCTTGGACCATCACGCATTTTGATCACGAGGAAAAGTTTTTTGATACGCTTCCATATTCTCACGCCGCCGTTCATAAAAAGATTCACAAAGATTTGATCGAAAGACTCAAAGGGCATCAGGCGGAGTTTGACAAAGCCGGTTCACTGTCGCCGGCCTTCTTTCAGTTCTTAAAAACGTGGCTCACGGCCCATATTATGGGTATCGATACCAAGTACGGTGTGATTGCCGCGCAGAAGTCGGCGTAA
- a CDS encoding PadR family transcriptional regulator produces the protein MNAQFKKGVLELCVLTMIGRKDYYGYELVEEISKVLEISEGTLYPILRRLTEEKYFETYLQESSEGPPRKYYRITKLGKEFQKDQFKQWMEFNQQIEELIGKEIK, from the coding sequence ATGAACGCGCAATTTAAAAAAGGTGTCCTTGAACTCTGTGTCCTGACCATGATTGGTCGCAAGGATTACTACGGTTACGAGTTGGTTGAAGAGATCTCCAAAGTTCTGGAAATCTCGGAAGGCACTCTTTATCCCATTCTTCGCCGCCTGACCGAAGAAAAGTATTTCGAAACATATTTGCAGGAATCTTCCGAGGGACCTCCCCGCAAATATTATCGAATTACAAAACTGGGAAAAGAGTTTCAAAAAGACCAGTTCAAGCAGTGGATGGAATTTAATCAGCAAATTGAAGAATTGATCGGCAAGGAAATCAAATGA
- a CDS encoding S41 family peptidase encodes MLSSPRFFIISLCVLAVGVSISLSRSNRSDSSKVKSTEAYWAETGLGPAALEDLLQDQTCGSSERYFLACANSILTVANRFNMSLNTAGKLVPVQEALSADMSTEKKQLEPWKEFFSAQTDKAVKISFLKAWQELSKRFISDEQKSMMVGLGLNGFISVFRDPHTYLMPVSQFQEVISKADNRSASLGITLGRSQGNYVIRKVTEGSAAKSAGVEKGDVIVSINGQRTPGLLQARVSELLKGEVGDLTTLIVTRDGERLKFKLRRKEITVATVSTRVIEGIKPVAVVGINKFAKGACDKVKESLSIVKKSHVRGLLLDLRDNPGGQMEEAACIASLFVGPEQKIFEVRYLDPSKKREDYFGGEEKMFDLPMAVLVNGSSASAAEIVAGALRDLNRAVLVGERTFGKGSFQEGEYWSQNKKIALFETKGFYYLPSGRSPQMKGLQPDVVVNFDNILVMREADQFMNPLRAPERQVRAAGPLYSSNDCLDLDEGGLSDDVQLSKAQQVLFCSGSVARAGL; translated from the coding sequence GTGCTCAGTTCACCTCGTTTTTTCATTATCTCATTGTGTGTATTGGCCGTGGGGGTCAGTATTTCTTTGTCGCGTTCGAATCGTAGCGACTCTTCCAAGGTGAAATCCACCGAAGCCTACTGGGCCGAGACGGGGCTCGGCCCAGCAGCCTTGGAAGATCTTCTTCAGGACCAGACTTGTGGCAGTTCTGAACGTTACTTCCTGGCTTGTGCTAACTCCATTTTGACTGTGGCAAACCGCTTTAATATGAGCCTTAATACGGCGGGTAAACTGGTCCCCGTGCAAGAAGCGTTGTCTGCCGACATGAGCACAGAGAAAAAACAGCTCGAACCGTGGAAAGAGTTTTTCTCTGCGCAAACTGACAAGGCCGTGAAGATTTCATTCTTAAAGGCCTGGCAGGAACTTTCAAAGCGTTTCATTTCTGATGAACAAAAATCAATGATGGTGGGCTTGGGCCTCAACGGATTCATTTCAGTATTTCGTGATCCGCATACTTACCTTATGCCGGTTTCGCAATTCCAAGAGGTGATTTCCAAAGCGGACAATCGCTCGGCTTCTTTGGGAATTACTTTGGGTCGTTCGCAGGGGAATTACGTCATTCGCAAAGTGACGGAAGGAAGTGCGGCTAAAAGCGCTGGCGTTGAAAAAGGCGATGTGATCGTTTCCATCAACGGCCAAAGAACGCCGGGCCTTTTGCAGGCGCGCGTTTCTGAACTTCTCAAGGGTGAGGTCGGCGATCTTACAACATTGATCGTTACTCGTGACGGTGAAAGATTGAAGTTCAAACTTCGCCGCAAAGAAATCACGGTGGCGACGGTATCGACTCGCGTGATTGAGGGAATCAAGCCTGTGGCGGTTGTGGGTATTAACAAATTCGCCAAGGGTGCCTGTGATAAAGTGAAGGAGTCCTTGAGCATCGTTAAAAAATCTCACGTGCGCGGCTTGCTCTTGGATTTGCGTGACAATCCAGGCGGACAAATGGAAGAAGCCGCATGTATCGCGAGTCTTTTTGTCGGCCCTGAGCAAAAGATTTTTGAAGTTCGTTATTTAGATCCTAGCAAGAAAAGAGAAGACTATTTCGGCGGAGAAGAAAAAATGTTCGACTTGCCGATGGCTGTTCTGGTGAATGGCTCTTCTGCCAGTGCGGCGGAAATCGTAGCCGGAGCTTTGCGTGATTTGAACCGCGCGGTTCTTGTGGGCGAAAGAACTTTCGGTAAAGGTTCTTTCCAAGAGGGCGAATATTGGTCGCAGAATAAAAAGATCGCGTTGTTCGAGACGAAAGGTTTTTATTATCTTCCGTCAGGCCGCTCTCCGCAAATGAAAGGTCTGCAGCCGGATGTCGTTGTTAACTTCGATAATATTCTCGTGATGAGAGAGGCGGACCAATTCATGAATCCTTTGCGTGCTCCCGAAAGACAAGTGCGCGCGGCGGGTCCTCTGTATTCTTCGAACGACTGTTTGGATTTGGATGAAGGCGGTCTTTCGGACGACGTTCAATTATCAAAAGCGCAACAAGTTTTGTTTTGTTCAGGTTCTGTGGCAAGAGCAGGGTTATGA
- a CDS encoding DUF4097 family beta strand repeat-containing protein, which translates to MKSFSVFSKVFIGAVVWTVVFLGIAGYASQEAYKADPALITKLEEKYNVSVHIGGISKRDTSKEVAEDIWNLAPPASKFSIKTFNGDVRIKKTMNKEVVIKATGRLDVNKAPRLLAVTETADVLEIRQPDDNAVTKLEVTIEIPDSFSKELRFESASGELTLENLKLDSLIVKTVSGEVTGRQIDVKDVDAVTVSGDIKIESSTLSKVVGKSVSGDIEVSNTAPANVSFSSVSGDVKLKMAKADDVHFSLQSTSGEIHNAFGSANNGKFDVTVKTTSGDIEIE; encoded by the coding sequence ATGAAATCGTTCTCTGTGTTCTCAAAAGTTTTTATTGGCGCTGTTGTTTGGACAGTGGTTTTCCTGGGTATCGCCGGCTACGCTTCGCAAGAAGCCTACAAAGCGGATCCTGCCCTTATCACCAAGCTCGAAGAAAAATACAACGTTTCCGTCCATATTGGCGGTATTTCCAAAAGAGATACCAGCAAAGAAGTCGCTGAAGATATTTGGAACCTAGCCCCTCCCGCAAGCAAGTTTTCCATTAAGACTTTCAACGGCGATGTTCGTATTAAGAAAACAATGAATAAAGAAGTCGTCATCAAAGCGACAGGCCGACTGGATGTCAACAAAGCGCCGCGACTGCTTGCCGTTACTGAAACCGCCGACGTTCTTGAAATTCGTCAGCCTGATGACAACGCTGTGACAAAACTGGAGGTCACTATCGAAATCCCTGACTCTTTCTCGAAAGAACTGCGTTTCGAATCCGCAAGCGGCGAATTGACTTTGGAAAATTTAAAGCTCGACAGTCTTATCGTGAAAACAGTTTCTGGCGAAGTCACTGGAAGACAGATTGACGTCAAGGATGTCGATGCCGTGACTGTCTCTGGCGATATTAAGATTGAATCCTCGACTCTTTCTAAAGTCGTAGGCAAATCCGTGAGCGGCGACATCGAAGTGAGCAATACAGCTCCTGCGAACGTGTCATTCTCTTCTGTGTCTGGCGACGTGAAGTTAAAAATGGCAAAAGCGGACGACGTCCATTTTTCTTTGCAATCCACAAGCGGAGAAATTCATAACGCCTTCGGCAGCGCTAATAATGGAAAATTTGATGTGACCGTGAAAACAACTAGCGGTGATATCGAAATCGAGTAA
- a CDS encoding murein L,D-transpeptidase catalytic domain family protein, which yields MTKKLLSNALVISAFLALAACGNGGGSDLASNDLANNPASNETLADDTSDEQAFNADDKSENDAPEAMVEESAIASNSRDSILKNYDYVDPGNVVPTRALENAMVYFHQNKSRIKNQKYVSVIDFSRSSKAARFHIIDMKTGKVWSIHVAHGKGSDSNHDGYAEKFSNRSGSKASSLGYYLTGSTYQGSNGYSLKLDGLSSTNSNARGRAVVIHGASYVREKSVKQGRSWGCPAVAMELRTKVINMLKGGSLIYAVN from the coding sequence ATGACGAAAAAACTACTAAGTAACGCCCTTGTGATATCCGCGTTTTTGGCATTAGCAGCTTGTGGAAACGGTGGTGGAAGTGATCTTGCTTCTAACGACCTTGCCAACAACCCGGCGTCAAACGAAACATTGGCGGATGATACATCTGATGAACAAGCGTTCAATGCAGATGATAAGAGTGAAAACGATGCTCCCGAAGCGATGGTCGAAGAGTCTGCTATCGCCAGCAACAGTCGTGATTCCATTCTTAAAAACTACGACTATGTCGATCCAGGCAACGTCGTTCCTACAAGAGCTCTTGAAAATGCGATGGTTTATTTCCACCAGAACAAATCAAGAATCAAAAATCAGAAATATGTTTCTGTGATTGATTTTTCTCGCAGCTCGAAAGCCGCTCGTTTCCATATCATTGATATGAAAACAGGAAAAGTATGGAGCATTCACGTTGCGCACGGCAAAGGATCTGATTCTAACCATGACGGTTACGCAGAAAAATTCAGCAACAGATCAGGTTCCAAAGCGTCTTCTTTGGGCTACTACCTCACAGGAAGCACATACCAAGGCAGCAACGGTTACTCTTTGAAGTTGGACGGTCTTTCTTCAACAAACTCGAATGCTCGCGGTCGTGCGGTCGTGATCCATGGAGCGAGTTACGTTCGTGAAAAGAGCGTTAAACAAGGTCGCAGCTGGGGTTGTCCTGCCGTTGCGATGGAGTTGAGAACAAAAGTGATCAATATGCTTAAAGGCGGAAGTCTTATTTACGCAGTTAACTAA
- a CDS encoding peroxiredoxin, with translation MPMINQPAPHFAAQAVFDAGEVKDISLNDYKGKWVILFFYPLDFTFVCPTELTQFREHIRDFEAAGAQVIGCSVDSIHSHKRWLRDDLGNLGYPLLADLTKRISRDYGVLFEDRGIATRGTFVIDPEQKIQYMGIHNTSVGRDAKEILRVLQGCQSGELCQAGWKKGDSHITPLK, from the coding sequence ATGCCAATGATTAATCAACCCGCTCCACACTTTGCTGCTCAAGCTGTTTTTGATGCTGGCGAAGTTAAAGATATTTCCTTGAATGATTATAAAGGAAAATGGGTCATTTTGTTCTTTTATCCACTCGACTTTACTTTCGTATGTCCAACTGAATTAACTCAGTTTCGTGAACATATTCGCGATTTTGAAGCCGCTGGAGCACAAGTGATCGGTTGCAGCGTGGATTCTATCCACTCTCACAAACGCTGGTTGCGCGATGATCTTGGAAACCTGGGATATCCTCTTCTTGCGGACCTGACTAAAAGAATTTCTCGCGACTACGGCGTGCTTTTCGAAGACCGCGGCATTGCAACGCGCGGGACATTTGTTATCGATCCTGAACAAAAAATTCAGTACATGGGAATTCACAACACTTCTGTCGGCCGCGATGCTAAAGAAATTTTGCGCGTCCTTCAAGGTTGCCAATCCGGTGAGCTTTGCCAAGCAGGCTGGAAAAAAGGTGATTCTCACATCACTCCGTTGAAATAA
- a CDS encoding serine esterase has protein sequence MISTNLFKHKFIQAKRKSDYLMIVLHGRGDSIRPFYSFNEELNIPEMNYLLLNAPRRFMDGYTWYGEPPYQSGGVLKIREKLFDLLNDLENQGWKSENIFLFGFSQGCLISADVGMNYPKRLGGVVGISGYFNFYPRWRANLAEDSRRTPWLFTHGHQDDILPLEETKFGVDKLKDAGLKVEWVEMDKDHSLKEEEYPIIRRWVREKLAELK, from the coding sequence ATGATTTCGACGAATTTATTTAAGCATAAGTTTATTCAGGCAAAAAGAAAATCGGATTATTTGATGATCGTGTTGCACGGTCGTGGCGATAGTATTCGTCCCTTCTATTCCTTCAATGAGGAACTGAACATCCCGGAAATGAATTATCTTTTATTGAATGCTCCTCGTCGCTTCATGGATGGATACACTTGGTATGGTGAACCTCCGTATCAGAGCGGCGGAGTTCTAAAGATTCGCGAAAAACTTTTTGATCTTTTAAATGATTTGGAAAACCAGGGTTGGAAAAGCGAGAACATCTTTTTGTTTGGTTTTTCCCAGGGTTGTTTGATTAGTGCTGACGTCGGCATGAACTATCCGAAAAGGCTTGGTGGTGTCGTCGGTATTAGCGGTTATTTTAATTTTTATCCGCGGTGGCGTGCGAATTTGGCCGAAGATTCGCGCCGTACACCCTGGCTTTTCACACACGGTCACCAAGATGATATTCTTCCCTTGGAAGAAACAAAGTTCGGCGTAGATAAGTTAAAAGATGCCGGTCTGAAGGTTGAATGGGTTGAAATGGATAAGGACCATTCATTGAAAGAAGAAGAGTATCCGATTATTCGCCGCTGGGTTCGCGAGAAATTGGCTGAATTAAAATAA
- a CDS encoding DUF1700 domain-containing protein has protein sequence MNKQEFLKNLKAELEKNKVQNVDDILSDYEEHFNHGLNKRKTEEEISESLGFPSVIAKAYQTESMISEIKNPKKAFKWSLAINVIGRLLVIAPFNFIVLFIPGVVTFALLASGWAVSMAIGSVSVALLSVLFSLGTLSSSGWTWLAGFSASMGLLGLAVISGMVMFMITKYILLGLISYLQWNLKFVLEK, from the coding sequence ATGAACAAGCAAGAGTTTTTGAAGAATCTCAAAGCAGAGCTTGAAAAGAATAAAGTGCAAAACGTCGATGATATTTTGTCTGACTACGAAGAGCATTTTAATCACGGTCTCAACAAAAGAAAAACCGAAGAAGAAATCTCTGAAAGCTTGGGCTTCCCGTCTGTGATTGCGAAAGCTTATCAAACTGAATCCATGATCAGCGAAATCAAGAATCCAAAAAAAGCGTTCAAGTGGAGTCTTGCGATCAACGTGATTGGACGTCTTCTCGTAATCGCACCTTTTAATTTTATTGTTTTATTTATTCCGGGAGTTGTGACCTTTGCCCTCCTTGCATCCGGTTGGGCAGTGTCTATGGCTATTGGTTCTGTAAGCGTGGCCCTTCTCTCGGTGCTTTTTTCTTTAGGAACTTTGTCATCCTCGGGTTGGACGTGGCTTGCGGGTTTTTCCGCAAGTATGGGGCTGCTTGGATTAGCCGTTATCAGCGGGATGGTGATGTTTATGATCACAAAGTACATCTTGCTCGGCCTTATTAGTTATTTGCAGTGGAATCTTAAATTCGTTTTGGAAAAATAG